From the Lolium rigidum isolate FL_2022 chromosome 2, APGP_CSIRO_Lrig_0.1, whole genome shotgun sequence genome, one window contains:
- the LOC124688949 gene encoding F-box protein PP2-B10-like, whose amino-acid sequence MDGEACEIARLPEELLSAALARTSTRDACRAAAASPAFRAAADSDAVWACFLPRDLPPLADGELPDAPRKKDLFLRLSDGPVLLPDRRVSMWLDRETGAKCYMLSARGLTIIWGDTPQYWSWIPLPDSRFSEGAQLRNVCWLEIRGKIQSKMLTEDTIYAAYIVFKLKERSSGLDNPAQEATVSLGETSLTRKVCFHGYDDDGEAGGVPENYRPMNLLPQQRIRRRNGRPVPHGENVGQPQKRADGWMELELGEFFNEGGDDGEVSFSLLEVKGGHWKSGLIVQGIEIRRKASG is encoded by the exons ATGGACGGCGAGGCCTGCGAGATCGCGCGGCTGCCGGAGGAGCTCCTCTCGGCGGCGCTGGCCCGCACCTCCACGCGCGacgcctgccgcgccgccgcggcctccccgGCCTTCCGCGCCGCGGCCGACTCCGACGCCGTCTGGGCCTGCTTCCTGCCCCGCGACCTCCCGCCGCTCGCCGACGGGGAGCTGCCCGACGCGCCGCGCAAGAAGGACCTCTTCCTCCGCCTCTCTGACGGCCCCGTCCTCCTCCCGGACAGGCGCGTG AGCATGTGGCTGGACAGGGAGACCGGCGCCAAGTGCTACATGCTGTCCGCGAGGGGCCTCACCATCATATGGGGCGACACGCCGCAGTACTGGAGCTGGATCCCTCTCCCAGACTCGAG GTTCTCTGAAGGCGCCCAACTGCGGAACGTTTGCTGGCTCGAAATCCGTGGAAAGATACAGAGCAAGATGCTGACGGAAGACACTATTTATGCTGCTTACATAGTGTTCAAGCTGAAAGAACGTTCCAGTGGTCTGGataatccggcccaggaggcaacGGTTAGTCTCGGAGAAACCAGCTTAACCCGCAAGGTGTGCTTCCATGGCTACGATGACGATGGTGAGGCTGGTGGAGTGCCCGAGAACTACCGGCCGATGAATTTACTCCCACAGCAAAGGATCAGGAGAAGGAACGGCCGTCCAGTTCCTCATGGAGAGAATGTGGGGCAGCCTCAGAAGAGAGCCGACGGCTGGATGGAGCTGGAGCTGGGCGAGTTCTTCAACGAGGGGGGTGATGACGGCGAGGTGTCCTTCAGCCTGCTGGAGGTTAAAGGTGGGCACTGGAAGAGCGGGCTCATTGTGCAGGGCATCGAGATCAGACGCAAGGCATCGGGCTGA